One window of Heliomicrobium undosum genomic DNA carries:
- a CDS encoding (Fe-S)-binding protein, whose product MNISLMITCLCDSFYPEVGEAVVRVLRRTGAQVQFSPEQVCCGQPAFNAGYHDDARRVARTFLRAFQDAEYVVSPSGSCAEMVRENFLRLFDESPEELEQARRLSNKTYEFTEFLVKVAGVTAIDGRFAEVVTYHPSCHMTRLLGVMDEPIQLLRSIDGLELKELPRAYDCCGFGGTFSVKMPEISEAIVTEKAENVLKSGARILVGADMGCLMNIKGRLEKMGHNLPVMHIAQVIDQAQGGK is encoded by the coding sequence ATGAACATCTCCCTCATGATCACCTGCCTCTGCGACAGCTTCTACCCCGAAGTGGGCGAGGCCGTCGTCCGCGTCCTGCGCCGCACCGGCGCGCAGGTCCAGTTCTCGCCGGAACAGGTCTGTTGCGGTCAACCGGCTTTCAACGCCGGCTACCACGACGACGCCCGCCGGGTGGCCCGCACCTTTTTGCGCGCCTTTCAAGACGCCGAATACGTCGTCAGCCCCTCGGGCAGTTGCGCCGAGATGGTACGGGAAAACTTCCTCCGCCTCTTCGACGAGTCGCCTGAGGAACTGGAACAGGCCCGGCGGCTGAGCAATAAAACCTACGAGTTCACGGAATTCCTCGTCAAGGTAGCCGGCGTCACCGCCATCGATGGGCGCTTTGCCGAGGTCGTCACCTACCACCCCTCCTGCCACATGACCCGCCTCCTCGGGGTCATGGACGAGCCGATTCAACTCCTGCGCAGCATCGACGGGCTCGAATTGAAGGAACTCCCCCGCGCTTACGACTGCTGCGGTTTCGGCGGGACCTTTTCCGTCAAGATGCCTGAGATCTCCGAGGCTATCGTGACGGAAAAGGCGGAAAACGTCTTGAAAAGCGGCGCTCGTATCCTCGTCGGCGCCGACATGGGCTGCCTGATGAACATCAAGGGCCGCCTCGAAAAAATGGGCCACAACCTGCCGGTGATGCACATCGCCCAGGTGATCGATCAGGCCCAGGGAGGCAAATGA
- a CDS encoding LutB/LldF family L-lactate oxidation iron-sulfur protein — protein sequence MAVSNRDLHDRIQAAFRHPFLRKAVKSATNTLRDRKAVVAHDLGHWQDWRAIGQQIRDHVVENLDVYLKRFAANMTRQGAKVHWAATREDALKIFMNIVDSHGAKLVLKSKSMVSEELHVNAVLEERGIPAVESDLGEYIIQLAGETPSHIIVPAIHKTRGEVAELFEKDSGEKQSPETASLTRYARRKLRQMFLDASIGVSGCNFAVADPGAISLFTNEGNGRLVTSVPPVHVVFMGMERIVPTFRELDVMSKLLPRSATGQKITSYMSVIRGPAAAGESDGAKEMHIIIVDNGRSRILANPKYREVLRCIRCGSCLNVCPVYRQVGGHTYGWVYSGPIGAVLTPLLQNELKDWGETVNLTTLCGACTEACPVRIPLHEMLIQLRLERTSQGFTPALERTAFRLWAETWDSPTLYGLMMRAAAVGQFPFMKDGHLEGGPTPLSAWTNSRYFPPVSGRTFRRRWARGEV from the coding sequence ATGGCTGTCAGCAATCGCGACCTCCATGACCGGATCCAGGCCGCTTTCCGCCACCCCTTTTTACGCAAGGCCGTCAAATCGGCCACCAACACCCTCAGAGATCGCAAGGCCGTCGTCGCCCACGATCTCGGCCACTGGCAGGACTGGCGCGCCATCGGCCAGCAGATCCGCGACCATGTCGTAGAAAACCTGGATGTGTACCTGAAGCGTTTCGCCGCCAACATGACCCGCCAGGGCGCGAAGGTGCACTGGGCCGCCACCCGGGAGGACGCCCTCAAGATTTTTATGAACATCGTCGACAGCCATGGCGCCAAGTTGGTTCTCAAGTCGAAGTCGATGGTGTCGGAGGAACTGCACGTCAACGCCGTGCTGGAGGAGCGGGGCATTCCTGCGGTGGAGAGCGACCTCGGCGAATACATCATCCAACTGGCCGGCGAGACGCCCTCCCACATCATCGTGCCGGCCATTCACAAGACCCGGGGCGAGGTGGCCGAACTCTTTGAAAAGGACTCCGGCGAGAAACAATCGCCTGAGACGGCTTCCCTCACCCGTTACGCCCGCCGCAAACTGCGGCAGATGTTTTTGGACGCATCCATCGGCGTGTCGGGCTGCAACTTCGCCGTCGCCGATCCGGGGGCGATTTCCCTTTTCACCAATGAAGGCAACGGGCGTCTCGTCACGTCGGTCCCGCCGGTTCATGTCGTCTTTATGGGCATGGAGCGCATCGTGCCCACTTTCCGGGAATTGGACGTGATGTCGAAGCTGCTGCCACGCTCCGCCACCGGCCAGAAGATTACCTCCTACATGTCCGTCATCCGGGGGCCTGCCGCCGCCGGAGAAAGCGACGGCGCCAAAGAGATGCACATCATCATCGTCGACAACGGCCGCTCCCGCATCCTGGCAAATCCGAAGTACCGGGAGGTGCTCCGCTGCATCCGCTGCGGCTCCTGCCTCAATGTCTGCCCTGTCTACCGCCAGGTGGGCGGACACACCTACGGCTGGGTCTACAGCGGCCCCATCGGCGCCGTGCTGACGCCCCTGTTGCAAAATGAATTGAAAGACTGGGGCGAGACAGTCAATCTCACCACCCTCTGCGGCGCCTGCACCGAGGCCTGCCCCGTCCGCATCCCCCTCCATGAGATGCTCATCCAACTCCGGCTGGAGCGAACCTCCCAAGGGTTTACGCCCGCCCTCGAACGGACCGCCTTTCGCCTCTGGGCCGAGACCTGGGACAGCCCCACTCTCTACGGCTTAATGATGCGCGCCGCCGCCGTCGGTCAGTTCCCTTTTATGAAAGACGGCCACCTGGAAGGCGGCCCGACGCCCCTGTCAGCCTGGACCAACTCGCGCTACTTCCCGCCGGTGTCCGGGAGAACCTTCCGGCGTCGCTGGGCGCGAGGGGAGGTGTAG
- a CDS encoding LutC/YkgG family protein, whose product MAEAEFLSHLAQALGRPTPAAPATLPDYRLPPRAVDGLDADHRLNAFVRAFEAVNGRFLRAHGWDEAAGLVRALLDELGIGESQAAVWSGPELEPLRRIFPGFYAGGETSEIARRDLGITWAHAVIAETGTLALLAGPGNARSTSVLPPVHLALFSKNELVGTLGEAFDRLGNQPFRALNFITGPSRTSDIEMDLTIGVHGPERVIALCLEA is encoded by the coding sequence ATGGCGGAAGCAGAATTCCTATCTCATCTCGCCCAGGCCCTGGGACGGCCGACGCCCGCCGCGCCGGCAACCTTGCCGGACTACCGGCTGCCACCGCGCGCTGTCGACGGCCTTGATGCGGATCATCGGCTGAACGCCTTTGTCCGAGCCTTCGAAGCCGTCAACGGCCGCTTTCTTCGCGCCCACGGCTGGGATGAGGCAGCCGGGCTCGTGCGAGCGCTCCTGGATGAGTTGGGAATCGGCGAGTCACAGGCGGCCGTCTGGTCCGGACCGGAACTGGAGCCGCTGCGCCGCATCTTCCCCGGTTTTTATGCCGGCGGGGAGACATCAGAGATCGCCCGGCGCGATCTGGGCATCACCTGGGCTCATGCCGTCATCGCCGAAACAGGCACCCTCGCCCTGCTGGCCGGCCCCGGCAACGCGCGCTCCACTAGCGTGCTCCCGCCAGTCCATCTGGCGCTCTTTTCGAAAAATGAGTTGGTCGGCACGCTGGGGGAGGCTTTTGACCGGCTCGGTAACCAGCCTTTTCGCGCCCTCAACTTCATCACCGGGCCGAGTCGGACCTCTGACATCGAGATGGACCTGACGATCGGGGTTCATGGGCCGGAACGGGTGATAGCGCTGTGCCTGGAGGCTTGA
- a CDS encoding YwaF family protein produces the protein MSAFLVFEPTEPFVAYSLSHITVLVLIAAVSLGLYFYRDSMSERFRRRFRYSLAAGLFLQELFMQGWYIAGGFWSPDSSLPLHLCNVSCLLCGIMLLKGNQTLYEITYFWGLIGAAQALLTPDLGPVAFPHVIFYRFFFAHGAIIVACLYMTFVEKYRPRWRSIGKTVIITNLFMFFVGAVNYLSDGNYMYLRAKPDNPSLLDYLGPWPWYILSLEAVALLLMVLYYLPFAISDWRREGREKAQLDRPPMGM, from the coding sequence GTGAGCGCATTCCTTGTTTTTGAACCGACAGAACCCTTCGTCGCCTACTCCCTCTCTCACATTACGGTCCTCGTCCTTATCGCCGCCGTTTCCCTTGGCCTGTACTTCTACAGAGACAGCATGAGCGAGCGGTTCCGGCGGCGATTCCGCTACAGCCTCGCGGCGGGTCTTTTCCTGCAGGAACTGTTCATGCAAGGTTGGTACATCGCCGGGGGCTTCTGGTCTCCGGACTCATCGCTGCCCCTGCACCTCTGCAACGTCTCCTGCCTGCTTTGCGGTATCATGCTGCTCAAGGGCAACCAGACCCTCTACGAGATCACCTACTTCTGGGGGCTCATCGGGGCCGCCCAGGCGCTGCTCACGCCCGACCTGGGACCGGTCGCCTTCCCTCATGTCATCTTCTACCGCTTTTTCTTCGCCCACGGCGCCATCATTGTCGCCTGCCTTTACATGACCTTCGTGGAAAAGTACCGCCCCCGCTGGCGTTCCATCGGCAAGACCGTCATCATCACGAACCTGTTCATGTTCTTCGTGGGCGCCGTGAACTACCTTAGCGACGGCAACTACATGTACCTGCGCGCCAAGCCCGACAACCCGTCGCTGCTCGACTACCTCGGCCCCTGGCCCTGGTACATCCTTTCCCTTGAAGCGGTTGCCCTGTTGTTGATGGTCCTCTACTACCTGCCCTTCGCCATCAGCGACTGGAGGAGAGAAGGCCGTGAAAAGGCGCAGCTCGACCGACCGCCGATGGGGATGTGA
- a CDS encoding MerR family transcriptional regulator, translated as MFTIGQFSKICAVTAKALRHYEKIGLLRPARVETFNQYRYYSRDQVDVVRNICHMKELGIPLETIKAIIDKGNSPDDLRALLAQHRETLIEELNRCNARLTKLAWWNQALEANVMTNRRDYDIRLRDVPEITVRSVRKQLTNFPETLPPLISGLYEEITAAGACVAGAPIMLYHDKEFNPELVDVEVAWPVTDPNMVNATLPAVRVAACVHVGPYHEMEQAYAALFEWTNRNGYRVESPMREVSCTDPSTTAPEQLVTEIHFPVVKD; from the coding sequence ATGTTTACCATCGGCCAGTTTTCAAAAATCTGCGCGGTGACAGCCAAGGCGCTCCGCCACTACGAGAAGATCGGCCTGCTCCGGCCGGCCCGGGTGGAGACGTTCAACCAGTACCGCTACTACTCGCGCGATCAAGTCGATGTAGTGCGCAACATCTGCCATATGAAGGAACTCGGCATCCCCTTGGAAACGATCAAGGCGATTATCGATAAGGGAAACAGCCCCGACGATCTGCGCGCCCTCCTGGCCCAACACCGGGAGACCCTGATCGAGGAGTTGAACCGCTGCAACGCTCGGTTGACGAAACTGGCCTGGTGGAACCAAGCATTGGAGGCGAATGTGATGACGAACCGCCGCGATTACGACATCCGGCTCCGCGATGTGCCGGAAATAACGGTCCGTTCCGTTCGGAAGCAATTGACCAACTTCCCGGAAACCCTTCCGCCCCTGATCTCCGGGCTTTATGAAGAGATCACTGCTGCCGGCGCCTGTGTGGCCGGCGCGCCGATTATGCTCTACCATGACAAGGAATTCAACCCGGAACTTGTCGATGTGGAAGTGGCCTGGCCCGTCACTGACCCCAACATGGTCAACGCCACCCTGCCGGCCGTCCGGGTGGCCGCCTGTGTCCATGTGGGTCCCTATCATGAAATGGAACAGGCCTACGCAGCCCTCTTCGAGTGGACAAACCGGAACGGCTACCGCGTCGAATCCCCCATGCGGGAGGTCTCTTGCACCGATCCCTCTACGACGGCGCCGGAACAGTTGGTGACGGAGATCCACTTCCCGGTCGTTAAAGATTAG
- a CDS encoding LysE family translocator, giving the protein MPYWLKGLLIGLAVAAPVGPIGILCIRRSLAEGWRAGFVSGLGAATADALYGCIAAFGLTAVAQLLMQAAVGLKWVGGAFLCYLGYQTFRSRPSETAVETKKSTLAAAYATTLSLTATNPATIISFAAIFAGLGMGSGGGTGVGSALEMVLGVFAGSALWWMFLSSAVSLLRSRLDGHALVWVNRLSGTILLGFGMWALFSAIR; this is encoded by the coding sequence ATGCCCTACTGGTTAAAAGGGCTGCTTATCGGACTCGCTGTGGCTGCGCCGGTCGGTCCCATCGGCATCCTCTGCATCCGCCGCTCCCTGGCCGAGGGATGGCGCGCCGGATTTGTTTCCGGTCTCGGGGCGGCCACAGCCGACGCATTGTACGGCTGTATCGCCGCCTTCGGCCTGACGGCGGTGGCGCAGTTGCTGATGCAGGCGGCGGTAGGGCTGAAGTGGGTCGGCGGCGCTTTCCTCTGCTACCTCGGTTATCAGACGTTCCGCTCCCGCCCATCGGAGACAGCAGTGGAGACGAAAAAGTCCACTCTCGCCGCCGCCTACGCGACAACCCTGTCCCTAACAGCGACGAACCCGGCGACTATCATCAGCTTCGCTGCGATTTTCGCCGGGCTCGGTATGGGCAGTGGCGGGGGCACAGGCGTTGGCAGCGCACTTGAGATGGTCCTCGGGGTCTTCGCCGGATCGGCCCTCTGGTGGATGTTCTTAAGCAGCGCGGTCAGCCTGTTACGATCCCGTCTCGACGGGCATGCGCTGGTGTGGGTGAACCGGTTGTCCGGAACCATCCTGTTAGGATTCGGGATGTGGGCGCTTTTTTCTGCGATTAGATGA
- a CDS encoding VOC family protein: protein MKIKLTSVIVDDQDKALKFYTEILGFVKKSDIPVGKYKWLTVVSPEGPDDIELALEPNDNPAAKTFQQALFEQGIPLTAFFVDDIQEEYERMRKLGVVFSKEPTKMEWGAFAIFEDTCGNLIQIQQV from the coding sequence ATGAAGATTAAACTTACAAGTGTAATTGTAGACGATCAAGACAAGGCTCTGAAGTTTTATACGGAGATTTTGGGTTTTGTAAAAAAATCTGACATTCCGGTCGGTAAATATAAATGGTTAACCGTTGTCTCTCCTGAAGGACCGGATGATATCGAGTTAGCCCTTGAGCCAAACGACAATCCTGCTGCCAAGACATTTCAACAAGCTCTTTTTGAGCAAGGGATACCCCTCACGGCATTTTTTGTTGACGATATTCAGGAAGAATACGAAAGAATGAGGAAGTTGGGTGTTGTGTTCAGCAAGGAACCGACAAAAATGGAATGGGGAGCATTCGCTATATTTGAAGATACTTGTGGAAACCTTATCCAAATCCAACAGGTCTGA
- a CDS encoding nitronate monooxygenase: MKTKLTALLGIQYPVIQGGMAWVSEANLTAAVSNAGGAGIIATGGRPTEWVREEIRKARSLTDKPFGVNIMLMAPNKDEIVEVVCEEKVAFVTLGAGNPVPFFEKLKSAGIKVIPVVPSVKLAKRVEAAGADAVVIEGMEAGGHIGTLTTMALLTNVIPEMNIPVIAAGGIADGRGIAAALLMGASGVQMGSRFLLAEECALHPNAKKRIIEAVDTDSIVTGYSRGHGVRGLRNRMTEKYLELERTGAPQGELDKLAIGTNKMAAIEGDIENGLVQVGQSLHPLKEIKPTQAIMDELMGQTREALAGAARLAASFE; encoded by the coding sequence TTGAAAACGAAACTGACTGCGCTGTTGGGAATTCAATATCCTGTGATTCAGGGCGGCATGGCCTGGGTCTCTGAGGCCAACCTGACCGCCGCCGTCTCCAACGCCGGCGGAGCGGGCATCATCGCCACCGGCGGTCGGCCGACAGAGTGGGTCCGCGAGGAGATCCGCAAGGCCCGCAGCCTGACCGACAAGCCCTTCGGCGTCAACATCATGCTCATGGCGCCCAACAAAGACGAGATCGTGGAAGTCGTCTGCGAGGAAAAGGTGGCCTTCGTCACCCTCGGCGCCGGCAACCCTGTGCCCTTTTTCGAGAAGCTGAAGAGCGCCGGGATCAAGGTCATCCCTGTCGTCCCCAGCGTGAAGCTGGCCAAGCGGGTCGAGGCGGCCGGCGCTGACGCCGTCGTCATCGAAGGCATGGAAGCGGGCGGCCACATCGGCACCTTGACGACGATGGCCCTCCTGACCAACGTCATCCCTGAAATGAACATCCCCGTCATCGCTGCCGGCGGCATCGCTGACGGCCGGGGGATCGCCGCCGCGCTCCTGATGGGCGCTTCCGGCGTCCAGATGGGCTCCCGCTTCCTCCTGGCTGAGGAGTGCGCTCTTCATCCCAACGCCAAGAAGCGGATTATCGAGGCGGTGGACACGGACTCCATCGTCACCGGCTACTCCCGCGGCCACGGCGTCCGCGGCCTGAGAAACCGCATGACCGAGAAGTACCTGGAACTGGAGCGGACCGGCGCGCCCCAAGGGGAACTGGACAAGCTGGCTATCGGGACGAATAAGATGGCGGCCATCGAAGGCGACATCGAAAACGGCCTCGTCCAGGTCGGCCAGAGCCTGCATCCCTTGAAGGAGATCAAGCCGACCCAGGCGATCATGGACGAACTGATGGGCCAAACGCGAGAGGCACTGGCTGGGGCGGCCCGGCTGGCGGCTTCTTTTGAGTAG
- a CDS encoding DHA2 family efflux MFS transporter permease subunit translates to MTSRENGHPGVLVVTMVVVIGTFMAVLDTSILNVALPKLMVLFSVDTKEIQWILTAYMLVSGAVIPIMSYLGDTYGYRTLYAYCLAAFTAGSLLCGFAWNNESLIVFRVIQALGGGLIQPASMALMFRFVPKEKMGMAMGLFGLSIAVAPSIGPSLGGFIVEDFSWRWLFMINVPLGVLGFVLCQTLLPETQKIPSTQFDFWGLFLSSGSAFLYLLALDKGQDWGWSSYTVVMLLLTATAMGALLVVVELNHPNPMLDLRLFKIPQFTYSVVISSCLYIILIGGVLLWPIYLQNIRGYSAMQTGIILMPQAIAMGLMMPVAGKLYDKIGARPMAMVGIPLIGISTYLMHTLTVDTPQSVFNVWLILRGLGLGLTFMPVNTAGVSAVPIMKAGAASTLNNLVRAVAGSFGIAITTSMLENRQVFHTHRLVEGLDLFSPSWTMMQQSASGILGATGDTSPLQPTTLTLMYGQIQMHSNTWAMADVFLAFALSVILVVPMVLLLKRTGGGKGGPPAVMAE, encoded by the coding sequence ATGACTTCCCGTGAGAACGGACACCCCGGCGTACTGGTGGTGACGATGGTCGTCGTCATCGGCACCTTCATGGCCGTCCTCGACACATCGATCTTGAACGTGGCCTTGCCCAAACTGATGGTGCTGTTCAGCGTCGATACGAAGGAGATCCAGTGGATCCTGACGGCCTACATGCTCGTGTCGGGCGCCGTCATCCCGATCATGTCCTATCTGGGCGACACCTACGGCTACCGCACTCTCTACGCCTACTGCCTGGCCGCTTTTACGGCAGGATCGTTGCTCTGCGGCTTCGCTTGGAACAACGAGAGCCTGATCGTCTTCCGGGTCATCCAAGCCTTGGGCGGCGGGCTGATCCAACCGGCCAGCATGGCGCTCATGTTCCGTTTTGTGCCCAAAGAGAAGATGGGAATGGCCATGGGGCTCTTCGGCCTCTCCATCGCCGTTGCCCCTTCGATCGGTCCGTCGCTGGGCGGTTTCATCGTCGAGGATTTCAGTTGGCGCTGGCTGTTCATGATCAACGTTCCCCTCGGGGTGCTGGGCTTCGTCCTTTGTCAGACGCTCCTGCCGGAGACGCAGAAGATCCCCTCTACGCAATTTGACTTTTGGGGTCTTTTTCTCTCGTCAGGCAGCGCCTTCCTCTACCTGCTCGCCCTCGATAAGGGGCAGGACTGGGGCTGGTCGAGCTACACCGTCGTCATGCTCCTGCTCACCGCGACCGCGATGGGGGCGTTGCTGGTTGTGGTGGAACTGAATCACCCCAATCCCATGCTCGATTTGCGCCTGTTCAAGATCCCCCAGTTCACCTACAGCGTTGTCATCTCCAGTTGCCTCTACATCATCCTCATCGGCGGCGTCTTGCTCTGGCCGATCTACCTGCAGAACATCCGGGGCTATTCAGCCATGCAGACGGGGATCATCCTGATGCCCCAGGCGATCGCCATGGGTCTGATGATGCCTGTCGCCGGGAAACTCTATGATAAAATCGGCGCGCGCCCCATGGCGATGGTGGGCATCCCCCTTATCGGGATCTCCACATACCTGATGCATACGCTGACGGTGGACACGCCCCAGTCTGTCTTCAATGTTTGGCTGATCCTGCGGGGGCTCGGCCTTGGGTTGACCTTTATGCCGGTCAACACAGCCGGTGTCAGCGCCGTGCCGATCATGAAAGCCGGCGCCGCTTCGACGCTGAACAACCTGGTCCGGGCCGTCGCCGGTTCCTTCGGCATCGCCATCACCACCTCCATGCTGGAAAACCGGCAGGTCTTTCACACCCACCGGCTGGTCGAGGGGCTTGATCTTTTCTCACCGAGTTGGACCATGATGCAGCAGTCGGCCAGCGGCATCCTGGGGGCGACGGGAGATACGTCGCCGTTGCAGCCGACGACGCTGACCCTCATGTACGGCCAGATCCAGATGCATAGCAACACCTGGGCCATGGCCGATGTCTTTCTCGCCTTCGCCCTATCGGTCATCCTTGTCGTTCCGATGGTGTTGCTGCTGAAGCGAACGGGCGGCGGAAAGGGCGGACCGCCGGCAGTGATGGCAGAGTAG
- a CDS encoding HlyD family efflux transporter periplasmic adaptor subunit — protein MKAKKLIVFIIGGYLLAAALISAYYGYEHVYFVQTDDAKVAVDLAVARAPIAGHITDLKIRENETVVKDDILAVVEGSPAPNQPKLRAPVFVPSSGQVLRLDAREGEAVTAGQPLVAVADREAAYVEARFEEVDSSRIRVGQTVDVKLDGAAGRVFPGIVSSINRNTEQITWPIISLTPAQQHPKEDQLLNVKIEVPGAPLIPGTGASVKIRVKE, from the coding sequence GTGAAGGCCAAAAAGCTGATCGTCTTCATCATCGGCGGTTATCTCCTGGCGGCGGCGTTGATCTCTGCCTATTACGGCTACGAGCATGTCTACTTCGTCCAGACCGATGACGCCAAAGTGGCCGTCGACCTGGCCGTGGCCCGCGCGCCCATTGCCGGACATATCACCGATCTGAAGATCCGGGAGAATGAAACCGTTGTGAAGGACGATATCCTCGCTGTCGTGGAAGGAAGTCCGGCGCCCAATCAGCCGAAGCTGCGCGCCCCTGTTTTCGTGCCGAGCAGCGGACAAGTCCTGCGGCTCGACGCGCGTGAGGGGGAAGCCGTCACCGCCGGCCAGCCGCTGGTCGCCGTGGCCGACCGGGAGGCCGCCTATGTGGAAGCGCGCTTCGAAGAAGTGGATTCGAGCCGCATCCGGGTCGGACAGACCGTCGATGTGAAACTCGACGGAGCAGCCGGACGGGTCTTTCCGGGGATCGTTTCGTCCATCAACCGGAACACGGAACAGATCACCTGGCCGATTATCTCGCTGACGCCGGCGCAGCAGCACCCGAAAGAGGATCAACTGTTGAATGTCAAAATTGAGGTCCCCGGCGCGCCCCTGATCCCGGGCACCGGCGCTTCGGTCAAAATCCGGGTGAAGGAGTGA
- a CDS encoding HlyD family secretion protein, with the protein MKKKIAKIAGAALLLSALGYAGYTYVDSVRYVTTDDARIDADMIKVGPEIAGRVMEIRVKEGDLVQAGETMVRLEEKNTTLQNRDAALVRAPGTGMVMKKNVNDGELVSPGQRLFLLADFRNLYVSARIEETKIHRLSVGEPVTLTVDAFPGRKLQGVVEQVGFAADSVFSLLPSSNVSGNFIKVTQRIPIKIKILDDQGLRILPGMNVIAKISTGG; encoded by the coding sequence CTGCTCTTGTCTGCCCTTGGCTACGCCGGTTACACCTATGTCGATTCCGTCCGCTATGTCACAACCGATGACGCCCGCATCGACGCCGACATGATCAAGGTAGGGCCGGAGATCGCTGGAAGGGTCATGGAAATCCGTGTCAAAGAGGGCGATCTGGTCCAGGCCGGAGAGACAATGGTCCGATTGGAAGAAAAAAACACGACCCTGCAAAACCGCGATGCCGCCCTGGTGCGGGCGCCTGGCACGGGCATGGTCATGAAAAAGAACGTCAACGACGGAGAACTGGTATCGCCGGGGCAGCGCCTCTTTTTGCTTGCAGATTTCCGGAATCTCTACGTATCGGCCCGGATTGAGGAAACCAAGATCCACCGGCTCTCCGTCGGCGAACCGGTCACCCTGACGGTCGACGCCTTCCCGGGGCGGAAGCTGCAAGGCGTGGTGGAACAGGTGGGATTTGCCGCTGATAGCGTCTTTTCCCTGTTGCCGAGCAGCAACGTGTCGGGAAACTTCATTAAAGTGACCCAGCGGATCCCCATCAAAATCAAAATTCTTGACGATCAGGGGCTGCGCATCCTCCCCGGAATGAACGTCATCGCCAAGATCTCCACAGGGGGATGA